ATGCAGTCTCCGATGTATCTGATTCTGCCAAAAAACAGCTAGAAGCAACAAGCACTCTGGAAAATTCTTTCCAAAATTTAGAGGTCAGTTTCCAGGAAATGGAAGCCGGGCTTGTTTCCACAAAGGCTTTATTCGAGACAGCATGGAAACACGCGAGAGAATCGGAAGAAAGTCTAATGGCGATCGAAAAATCCATCAAAAGAATTGAATCTAGCTCTTCCAGTACTACTGCGAAATTAGGGACGATTACTGATATTGCTGATAAAGTAAATCTTCTCGCCTTAAACGCATCCATAGAGGCAGCAAGAGCAGGAGAACATGGAAGAGGTTTTGCGGTGGTCGCAGATGAGATCTCAAAATTAGCGGACCAAACGGCTAGCACTATTAAAGAAATCTCCAGACTGATCCGCGATGGTAAAGACGAGATGACCAAAAACACGGATATAGTTCAGACAGGTACAAAAACCATCTCCTTGATCTTGGACGATGTGGATTCTATCAAAGAAAGCCTAGATTCTTTCTTTTTACTTTTGGGAAAACAAACGAATATCAGGGTTACAGTGGCCGGTGCTCTGTTCAATGCGGGAAAAATTTCCCAAAACGTTCACCAAGCTACGGAAGCGGAAAAGAAAAGTCTGGAAGAGATTCGAAACTTTCTTGATCGGATTCAAAATTCGAACGCGGTCATTGCAACGAAAGCTGTTGAGGCTGCGGACCAGGCAAGAAAATGCGAAGAATTAAGCGGTTCTTTACAAAAACAGGTCCACGAATTTAAGGCATAATAAACTTCAATACCTAAACTGGAAATTTATCCAAAAGTACGGAAAGAATTTTCCAATCCGCAAAATTTTTCGTTTGAAATATTTTCTTTCCAAAAGGAAAGTTCCTATTTGTTTTCGGACCTTACCATGAAAAAGTTTCTGTTTATCTCCGCTTCCGCATTAGCCGTTGCGGTATTTTTAGCAATTCCAGGCACAATTAGCTCCCAAAGCGGCGATATCGAAGCAGCAATCCAAGCTGCTTGCAACCGTTTGGTCGAAGGCGGACTGTACAAAAGCTGCAAACCGGCGCCAGGATTCTCACTCGGACAAGGTTACTACAGCCAATCCGCTCAAATCAAATGCCAATGTGAGAACAAATCAGACAACGGAAAAACGATCGTTACCATTTCGCTCTGGCAAGGATATTGATCCTTCCAAATTGGATCCCGGCTTGGTTTTCCAGAGTTTGAAATTTTGATTCTGGAAAAGTCAGGCTTATGTCCAATAGCTCTAAAGAAAGAGTTACTTATTTCGGACATTTTTTCTGCTCCTTTCTTTTTGCGACGATATTCGAAATCACATCTTTGATCACATCCTTATAGTAGTATTGTCCTTCATTTTGGTCTTCTCCCGCCCAAAAAAAGAAAACCAAAGGCAGCCAAAGCCAAGATTTGACCTCATGTAGATACGTTTTCTTTAATAACAATTTCTGGTCTTCAAAAACGGAAACATCGAAACTTTCAAACGCAGTCAGTCTACTAGGTAAAATGCTCAATGTCATTGTAGAAAGAAGTCTTCCTGCATATCCAATCCCTGAATAACTGATCTTATTATTGATCTGAATAAATATTCCTTTTTGAACCTCCGTCCCTTGTTTATCGTTTGAGGCAAGAATCCCTGATTCATTAAAAACCTCCTTTGCCATTACGTCCAGAACTGGGTGAGATTGGCCGTTGTATTTATCTTCCGTAACCTTGATATTCGTCCGTTTACCGTCAGGAGATTGTTCGGTATTGATATCAGGAGGAAGCCCGTTAATCAGAGTTTTAAAGGAAACAACGCTAAGACAGGAAGAAGGTTCCAAACTATTTCTGGAGAGAGCCGGATCTAGCGTATGATAATAAAGACAATTGAAACTTATACTTGTTAGTAACCCAGTAAGGAAAATAGAAATGATAGGAGTTTTCATAATCTGCCATTGTGAATAGACTTAAGTCGACTTGGTCAAGAATAGTAAATAAATTATAATCAAAATTTGTTTGCCTGAGAGTGCAGAATCTAAGGATCCCTGTTTTTTTAGTTACTGATACCCGATCTAATGCGACATAATACCTATTATCGGAAGTTGGAGATTGTGGGCCAGAAAAGAAATGCTGCAATATTTACGAACTTTCGCCCATGCACGGCATGCAACCAATCCTCTTAACAATCCCCCAAATCCGTCGAAGTGCCTACAAAATCTCAAAAATCACTCAGATCATCATGCAAGATCAGGTCGTCCAGATACACATTTGCATAATCAGTTCGAATCCCAGAAGTTCCCCAACTGAAAGTTCCATCTGTGATAGACAATTGCAGAACATTATCCACGTAAAAATCGATATGGTTTCCGATCGCAACTAGGGTTAGTTTGTACCATTGTTTTGTTTGGAAAGACTTTGGATTTCCTGCCAGATCCTTTAAAGTTCCCGTTGCCAAGGTTGTATAAGTCCCACAGAGTTTTTTCTTAAAATATACAGTTCCGTCGCTTCGGAGAGATGCCACATAGAGATCATTTTCGGTTCTGTATCTTGTAAATAGATGAATTCCTTGCCAACTGTCAGTAGCATCCTGCCAGGAATCTATATAAAACCTAGCCTCTAATGCTTGGTCCGTCCACTTCACCCGAGAGCCATTATTCAAACCCTGGATCAGCATCCTGAAATTATAATCTTCCGTTTTTGCCCTCTTATAAACCCCGCCGGAAAGATGTTTGGATACCAAGGTCCCGGAAGTAACTTCAATATGAGATTGCAACGCTTTGTTAGAACTTGCTTCTATTATGGCCCCGTCTGCATAAGTTTCGAAACCTTCGAACGAGACTCCTGCTGGCGTTTGCCAAGGATAGACTTCGCTGGATCCGCTGGGATAATAACCTGTTCCGGGAAAAAATTCGTAAGTTCCAGGAGGATTACAGGAACTCGCCTCCAGTTGGTTGATTGTATGGAAAGAAGGATCTAAAACTTGTTCCAGAATGAGATTCGTTCCAAAGTCAAAAACGCCTAAATACAGGAAACTAACAAAGCCTAACATTCTAAAGGTGGAAGTCATCTTGTCACCCATCCATTTATTTTCGATCCGAGATCAAATCCCTTCTACTTTCAAAAGTCAAGCCGTTAATTAGTATTACCGCGAATTGCTATCTTCGCTTAATCCTTCCATTAAATATTCTCTGATTTAAAATGGAATCCAGAGAAAAGCGGCCTGCTCCGGATAAATATAGAAATAAACATCCGAGTGCCTGTGAATACTCGGATCGGATCTCATGCAGAACTGCCCAGATTCCGAGAACCGGTGGCGCTTGAGGCGGCGGTAACGGAGAAGTTCCGAATAAAAGAGGCAATTTAGTAAGATACATCGCAACTATCATCTCAGTAATAAATACAATACTTAAAGGTTTTGTTAAAATTCCCAGTATCAGCATTGTTCCTCCGATAATTTCTAAACCACCTATAAATGATGCAGTCAGGTCTGGATACGAAAATCCTAACTTCGTAAATCTCCCGATTCCTTGATTTAAATAGAGGAATTTAATGACCCCTTCCCAGATAAAAACACCTCCTACAAGAATCCGGATAATAATATGATTCCTATCATCCTTATCTTCCATGCGAAAGAAATGATTCATTAAATTGCTCAGATACATAGTTTTTCCTTTGGTTTTTGCATTGGTTGAATTACATACCTTTGCTCTATAAACTGTTTTACACTTAGATGATGAAAAGATATGAAAAGTAGAAAGAATACAATAAAGCCTGAATGAACGATAAAATTAGGAGTTTAAACTCCTCTGTGAAAACCTAACACAAAATTTTCTTTCCCCTTTTCATTCAAGTTACCCCTCTTTTCCTCCACTTTAGTCTAATAGATTGTTATACTCACATTTTCTTGCTTATTGAATGAACCATAACCGATTACAAGAGGTAATATATTCATTAGACCGTATTACAAATTGTGAATAGACCGGTTTCTATTTCCAAAATCCTGCTGAGACTTCAGTCGGTCTTACATTTTTTATTTAGTATGTAATCAATTAATTACTTAAAATATTGAATTCAAAACTTCCAGATAGAAATTTGGTCCTATGCGACCCTCCGTTTCTATTATACTTCCTACATACAACGAAAGCAAAAACCTACCTATTGCTGCGGATAGGATTACCAGATCTTTATCCGATTACCGTCATGAGATCATTGTGGTTGATGACGATAGCCCGGACCATACCTGGGAAGTCGCTGAACATCTTCAGGAAAAGATCCCACAACTTAAAGTGATCCGGAGATTGAGCGGAAAAGGATTATCTTCCGCAGTTCTTACGGGCATGGGCGCAGCAGAAGGAGAAGTTTTCGTGGTAATGGATTCGGACCTGCAACACGACGAGAAAATTCTTCCAGAGATGATCCGTTCATTTTATGAAAGAGATGTCGATCTATGTCTAGGGACAAGATATGCCAAAGGTGGATCTACCGGAAAATGGTCCTTGGCAAGAATTGGGATCAGCAGATTTGCGAATTTTTTAGCAAAAGGTCTTTTGGGTCTACCTGTCTCAGATCCTATGAGCGGATATTTCGGGATCAAACGTTCCGTGTATTCGGATACTAAAAATTCTATCAACCCGAGAGGCTTTAAGATCCTTTTGGAATTTTTAGGCAGAAGTAAAGAAAATCTAAAAATAGAAGAGATCCCTTATACATTCCAGACCAGAATGTATGGAGAAACAAAACTCAATAATTCAGTGATCAAAAGTTTCTTTTTGGCCATCCTGGACATTCGTTTCGGAAAATGGGTCTCACCAACCTTCCTACTCTATTCTCTCGTAGGAGCAAGCGGAGTTCTTGTGAATCTAGTAGGATTTCTGATCGCAGAATTATGCAAATTCCCGGATGTGCAAACCGGCATCTCATTCTTGGATCCTTTTTCACTTTCTGTATTTTTCGGGATAGAACTTTCAATCCTATCGAACTTCTTCTTGAATAACTACTTTACATTTTATGAAAGAAGGTATTCTGGGAAAAATTTGGGATTTGGATTTTTTCTATTCCATTCCGTGAGTCTGATAGGCATTTTGGTTCAGATGTCCGCATTCCACTTTATCTACTATTCCATTTTCAAACAATGGAACGGAACATCTGAACTTACTTTAAAATTCGGTGCGGATATTCTTTCCATACTGACTGCGATGGTCTCGAATTAT
Above is a genomic segment from Leptospira johnsonii containing:
- a CDS encoding methyl-accepting chemotaxis protein; translation: MNQLHYKQNIQDLARLKFKEETTKVDRFFYILLLAHIPFAFLLSLEYGTWKFVLKSSMVIVILSTIGFSFLRGSYLLRILNAVLIMAWSGILIQSQFGRIEMHFHVFVALAFLLYYRDWKTLLPGALYIAVHHGLLSLCQSIGYKISETPIIIFNYGNGWDIVLLHAIFVIFETGILIYFSITFREEFLNQAMNLAELEEVRKFNVSIQGEVREKSESVNSILESLVQSSSTVADKTTDQANNLEEINVSMNQISDAVSDVSDSAKKQLEATSTLENSFQNLEVSFQEMEAGLVSTKALFETAWKHARESEESLMAIEKSIKRIESSSSSTTAKLGTITDIADKVNLLALNASIEAARAGEHGRGFAVVADEISKLADQTASTIKEISRLIRDGKDEMTKNTDIVQTGTKTISLILDDVDSIKESLDSFFLLLGKQTNIRVTVAGALFNAGKISQNVHQATEAEKKSLEEIRNFLDRIQNSNAVIATKAVEAADQARKCEELSGSLQKQVHEFKA
- a CDS encoding pectate lyase, with product MTSTFRMLGFVSFLYLGVFDFGTNLILEQVLDPSFHTINQLEASSCNPPGTYEFFPGTGYYPSGSSEVYPWQTPAGVSFEGFETYADGAIIEASSNKALQSHIEVTSGTLVSKHLSGGVYKRAKTEDYNFRMLIQGLNNGSRVKWTDQALEARFYIDSWQDATDSWQGIHLFTRYRTENDLYVASLRSDGTVYFKKKLCGTYTTLATGTLKDLAGNPKSFQTKQWYKLTLVAIGNHIDFYVDNVLQLSITDGTFSWGTSGIRTDYANVYLDDLILHDDLSDF
- a CDS encoding DoxX family protein, which codes for MYLSNLMNHFFRMEDKDDRNHIIIRILVGGVFIWEGVIKFLYLNQGIGRFTKLGFSYPDLTASFIGGLEIIGGTMLILGILTKPLSIVFITEMIVAMYLTKLPLLFGTSPLPPPQAPPVLGIWAVLHEIRSEYSQALGCLFLYLSGAGRFSLDSILNQRIFNGRIKRR
- a CDS encoding glycosyltransferase, yielding MRPSVSIILPTYNESKNLPIAADRITRSLSDYRHEIIVVDDDSPDHTWEVAEHLQEKIPQLKVIRRLSGKGLSSAVLTGMGAAEGEVFVVMDSDLQHDEKILPEMIRSFYERDVDLCLGTRYAKGGSTGKWSLARIGISRFANFLAKGLLGLPVSDPMSGYFGIKRSVYSDTKNSINPRGFKILLEFLGRSKENLKIEEIPYTFQTRMYGETKLNNSVIKSFFLAILDIRFGKWVSPTFLLYSLVGASGVLVNLVGFLIAELCKFPDVQTGISFLDPFSLSVFFGIELSILSNFFLNNYFTFYERRYSGKNLGFGFFLFHSVSLIGILVQMSAFHFIYYSIFKQWNGTSELTLKFGADILSILTAMVSNYFLNSNLTWSKKPELKI